In Siniperca chuatsi isolate FFG_IHB_CAS linkage group LG20, ASM2008510v1, whole genome shotgun sequence, the following proteins share a genomic window:
- the kcnj16 gene encoding inward rectifier potassium channel 16, whose product MHKQYTSVSPTDDVSVKTENRPQPKKYRYVRKEGSCNVVFRHVPEEWLLFVTDIFTTLVEIRWRVMFLIFALSYILSWLFFGILYWVIALVHGDIKEHTNDICVYEVRSFTAAFLFSLETQTTIGYGFRGMSENCMIAIIIVTVQDVISCFIDTFVIGIVVAKMASARKRAQTVGFSNCAVINLRDGYLCLSWRVGDFRRHHLVEGTARAQIVRSKVHATGKMDVTYEDLVIQQRDIVLVTPTIIFHRIEPGSPLYKMSLVDLRKADFELVVSFTYTDDSTGMLHQTRTSYTPAEILWGQLFQEMIRVSRSHYRVDYILFNHTAKVLVPEVSAEEYEHKKQLRPSPRHSPRSSPCPSPRSQQQNHHEKRLKPPTVTVELVNDSCPEPTVSTSQADSQHQDTLTLPSDLITQEI is encoded by the coding sequence ATGCATAAACAATATACATCGGTGAGCCCCACTGATGACGTCAGTGTAAAGACTGAGAATAGACCCCAACCAAAGAAATACCGCTATGTACGCAAAGAAGGCAGCTGTAACGTTGTGTTCCGCCATGTTCCCGAGGAGTGGCTGCTGTTTGTGACCGACATCTTCACCACCTTGGTGGAGATCAGATGGAGGGTGATGTTCCTGATCTTCGCCCTGTCTTACATCCTGTCCTGGCTCTTCTTCGGCATCCTCTACTGGGTCATCGCTCTTGTTCACGGTGACATCAAAGAACACACAAATGACATCTGTGTGTACGAGGTGCGCAGTTTCACAGCTGCTTTCCTCTTCTCACTTGAAACTCAAACCACCATTGGCTACGGTTTCAGAGGAATGTCCGAGAACTGCATGATTGCCATTATCATCGTCACTGTACAAGATGTCATCAGCTGCTTCATCGACACGTTCGTCATCGGAATTGTTGTTGCCAAAATGGCCTCGGCCAGAAAGAGGGCGCAGACGGTGGGCTTCAGCAACTGCGCCGTCATCAATCTTCGTGATGGTTACTTGTGTCTTTCCTGGAGGGTCGGGGACTTCCGCAGGCACCACCTGGTGGAGGGGACAGCTCGCGCTCAAATTGTCCGCTCCAAGGTGCATGCCACAGGGAAAATGGACGTGACCTATGAAGATCTGGTCATCCAGCAGAGGGACATCGTCCTGGTCACACCTACCATCATCTTCCACAGGATCGAACCCGGCAGCCCTCTGTACAAAATGAGTTTGGTAGATCTGCGGAAAGCGGACTTTGAGCTGGTGGTGTCTTTTACCTACACTGACGACTCCACAGGTATGCTGCATCAGACCCGAACCTCGTACACTCCAGCTGAAATCCTCTGGGGTCAGCTGTTCCAGGAGATGATCAGGGTCAGCAGGAGCCACTACAGGGTGGATTACATCTTGTTCAATCACACCGCTAAGGTGCTTGTGCCAGAGGTCAGTGCTGAGGAGTACGAACACAAGAAGCAGCTGCGGCCCTCTCCCCGACATTCACCGAGATCTTCCCCGTGCCCCTCTCCAAGGTCACAGCAGCAAAATCATCACGAAAAACGTCTGAAACCCCCAACGGTAACTGTGGAACTTGTGAATGATAGTTGCCCTGAACCAACTGTTTCAACATCTCAAGCAGACAGTCAACATCAAGACACTTTGACTCTGCCAAGTGACCTCATAACTCAAGAAATATAA
- the kcnj2a gene encoding inward rectifier potassium channel 2a encodes MGSVRASRYSIVSSEEDGMKLATMAVPNGYGNGKGKVHTRHQPQSRFVKKDGHCNVQFINVSEKGQRYLADIFTTCVDIRWRWMFIIFCLAFLLSWLFFGCVFWLVAIFHGDLENDAQKCVSNVSSFTAAFLFSIETQTTIGYGYRYVTDECPVAVFMVVFQSIVGCIIDAFIIGAVMAKMAKPKKRNETLVFSHNATVAMRDNKLCLMWRVGNLRKSHLVEAHVRAQLLKSRTTAEGEYIPLDQMDIDVGFDSGVDRIFLVSPITIVHEIDEESPFYDMSKQDLENSEFEIVVILEGMVEATAMTTQCRSSYVASEILWGHRFEPVLFEEKNYYKVDYSRFHKTYEVPSTPLCSARDFAEKKYILSNSNSFCYENEMALENKEDTDEGNGGSVGPDGTQTDNISETEHSQATVPLEPRPLRRESEI; translated from the coding sequence ATGGGAAGCGTGCGAGCCAGCCGCTACAGCATTGTGTCATCAGAGGAGGACGGCATGAAGCTTGCCACTATGGCAGTACCCAACGGCTATGGGAACGGCAAGGGCAAGGTGCACACGAGGCACCAGCCGCAAAGCAGATTTGTAAAAAAAGACGGTCATTGCAACGTGCAGTTCATCAACGTGAGCGAGAAAGGTCAGCGGTATTTGGCTGACATCTTCACTACGTGCGTGGACATCCGCTGGAGGTGGATGTTCATCATCTTCTGCCTCGCCTTTCTCCTGTCGTGGCTGTTCTTCGGCTGCGTCTTCTGGCTGGTGGCCATCTTCCATGGGGACTTAGAAAATGACGCCCAGAAGTGCGTCTCCAACGTGAGCAGCTTCACTGCTGCCTTCCTGTTCTCCATTGAGACTCAAACTACTATTGGCTACGGCTACAGATACGTGACAGACGAGTGCCCTGTTGCTGTCTTCATGGTGGTTTTCCAAAGCATCGTGGGCTGCATTATTGATGCCTTCATCATTGGCGCTGTCATGGCAAAGATGGCAAAGCCCAAGAAGAGGAATGAAACTttggtttttagccataatgcCACAGTGGCCATGAGGGACAATAAGCTCTGCCTGATGTGGCGTGTGGGCAACTTAAGGAAGAGCCACCTGGTTGAGGCACATGTGAGGGCACAACTTCTGAAATCTAGGACGACAGCAGAGGGGGAGTACATCCCCCTCGACCAGATGGACATAGATGTAGGCTTTGACAGTGGAGTCGACCGCATCTTCCTGGTCTCCCCCATCACCATCGTCCACGAGATCGACGAGGAAAGCCCCTTCTATGACATGAGCAAGCAGGACCTGGAGAACTCAGAGTTTGAAATCGTGGTCATCCTGGAGGGCATGGTCGAGGCGACCGCCATGACCACACAATGCCGCAGCTCCTACGTTGCCAGCGAGATCCTCTGGGGCCACCGGTTCGAGCCAGTTCTCTTCGAGGAGAAGAACTACTACAAGGTGGACTATTCCCGCTTCCATAAGACATACGAGGTGCCGAGCACCCCTCTGTGCAGTGCCAGAGACTTTgcagagaaaaaatacattctCTCAAACTCCAACTCCTTCTGCTACGAAAACGAGATGGCACTGGAGAACAAAGAGGACACAGACGAGGGGAACGGGGGCAGCGTTGGGCCCGACGGCACCCAGACGGACAACATCTCAGAAACTGAACACAGCCAAGCCACGGTGCCGTTAGAGCCCCGGCCTCTGAGAAGAGAATCAGAAATATGA